One region of Trichosurus vulpecula isolate mTriVul1 chromosome 1, mTriVul1.pri, whole genome shotgun sequence genomic DNA includes:
- the STX4 gene encoding syntaxin-4: MRDRTHELRQGDDSSDDEGKERVALVVHPGTAKLGNPDEEFFQKVRGIRQTMGRLENKVKELEKQQITILATPLPEESMKQDLQNLREEIKQLGKEIRTQLKAIDPQKEEADENCNSVNIRMRKTQHGILSQQFVELINKCNAMQSEYREKNVERIQRQLKITNAGMVSEEELEQMLESGQSEVFVSNILKDTQMTRQALNEISTRHGEIQQLERSIRELHEIFTFLATEVEMQGEMIDRIEKNILSSADFVERGQEHVKSALESQKKARKKKVGIVICVVIAVLILALIIGLSVGT, translated from the exons ATGCGGGACCGGACCCACGAGCTGAGACAG GGGGATGACAGCTCTGATGATGAGGGGAAAGAGCGAGTGGCCCTGGTCGTGCATCCGGGCACCGCCAAGTTGGGGAACCCCGATGAGGAATTCTTCCAGAAG GTCCGGGGCATCCGACAAACCATGGGGAGACTGGAGAACAAAGTCAAGGAATTGGAGAAGCAGCAAATCACGATCCTCGCCACGCCTCTTCCCGAGGAGA GCATGAAGCAAGATCTCCAAAATCTCAGAGAAGAGATAAAACAATTGGGGAAGGAGATTCGGACTCAGCTGAAGG CCATTGATCCCCAGAAGGAGGAAGCAGATGAAAACTGTAATTCTGTCAACATAAGGATGAGAAAGACCCAG CATGGAATCTTATCCCAACAATTTGTTGAGCTCATCAACAAATGTAATGCGATGCAGTCAGAATATCGGGAAAAGAACGTAGAACGGATCCAGAGGCAGCTAAAGATCA CCAATGCTGGAATGGTGTCAGAAGAAGAGCTGGAGCAGATGCTGGAAAGTGGACAAAGTGAAGTGTTTGTGTCCAAT ATCCTGAAGGACACACAAATGACGCGGCAGGCATTAAATGAAATCTCCACCCGACATGGGGAAATCCAACAGCTTGAACGAAGCATCCGGGAACTTCATGAAATCTTCACCTTTCTGGCCACTGAAGTGGAGATGCAG gGGGAGATGATTGACAGGATTGAGAAGAACATCCTCAGTTCAGCAGACTTTGTGGAGCGAGGTCAGGAGCATGTCAAATCTGCATTGGAGAGTCAGAAGAAGGCCAGGAAG AAAAAGGTGGGGATTGTTATCTGTGTCGTCATTGCCGTCCTCATCCTTGCTTTAATCATTGGTCTCAGCGTAGGAACCTAA